Proteins encoded within one genomic window of Rhinolophus sinicus isolate RSC01 linkage group LG05, ASM3656204v1, whole genome shotgun sequence:
- the TBCC gene encoding tubulin-specific chaperone C — protein METASCSAAAAGNGDVGSQRDRSLVPERLQRREQERQLEVERRKQKRQNQEVEEEKSDFFAAAFARERAAVEELLEGGESVEQLEEAAARLQGLQKLLNDSVLFLAAYELRQGQEAMARLQAALADRRQQLQPKKRFAFKTRRKDAASATKVDCAAPGAPAAEGIQASSPPLKGEGGFGSSWVCGFSNLKSQVLEKRAEELHQQDVLLTELSNCKIRLYGNPNTLRLTKARSCTVLCGPVSTSVFLEDCSECVLAVVCQQLRVHTTRDTRIFLQVTSRAIVEDCSGIQFAPYTWSYPGIDKDFEGSGLDRSKNNWDDVDDFNWLARGVASPNWSILPEGERIIQWD, from the coding sequence ATGGAGACTGCTAGTTGCTCCGCTGCTGCGGCGGGGAACGGGGACGTGGGATCCCAGAGGGACCGGAGCCTGGTGCCTGAGCGGCTTCAGAGACGAGAACAAGAGAGGCAACTGGAGGTGGAAAGGCGGAAGCAAAAGCGGCAGAACCaggaggtagaagaggaaaagagcGACTTTTTCGCCGCCGCCTTTGCTCGGGAGCGAGCAGCAGTGGAAGAGCTTCTGGAGGGCGGGGAGTCCGTCGAGCAGCTGGAGGAGGCGGCCGCTCGGCTCCAGGGGCTGCAGAAACTTCTCAACGACTCAGTTTTGTTCCTGGCCGCCTACGAGCTGCGGCAGGGACAAGAGGCGATGGCGCGGCTACAGGCGGCCCTGGCGGACCGGCGCCAGCAGCTACAGCCCAAGAAGCGTTTCGCTTTCAAGACCCGAAGGAAAGACGCAGCTTCGGCCACCAAAGTAGATTGTGCGGCTCCTGGCGCCCCTGCGGCGGAAGGCATCCAGGCTTCCTCGCCGCCCTTGAAGGGGGAGGGAGGCTTCGGCTCCAGCTGGGTCTGCGGTTTCTCCAACCTCAAGTCCCAAGTCTTGGAGAAAAGAGCGGAGGAGCTGCACCAGCAAGACGTCCTTTTGACCGAACTGAGCAACTGCAAGATCAGATTGTATGGCAATCCGAACACCCTGCGGCTGACCAAGGCCCGCAGCTGCACGGTACTCTGCGGTCCGGTGTCCACCTCTGTGTTCCTGGAGGACTGCAGTGAGTGCGTGCTGGCCGTGGTCTGCCAACAGCTCCGCGTGCACACTACGAGAGACACCCGCATCTTCCTGCAGGTGACCAGCAGGGCCATCGTGGAGGACTGCAGCGGGATCCAGTTCGCCCCTTACACCTGGAGCTACCCGGGGATCGACAAAGACTTCGAAGGCTCTGGTTTAGATAGGAGCAAAAATAACTGGGACGACGTTGACGATTTCAACTGGCTGGCCCGGGGTGTGGCCTCCCCAAACTGGAGTATTCTTCCTGAAGGAGAGCGAATAATTCAGTGGGACTAA